The sequence below is a genomic window from Pyrobaculum sp. 3827-6.
TCGCCATGGTCACCGACTCCTCCACTGGCTTGTCCCAGCGCCTCGCTCTGGGGAGGAGGGGAGGCTTCCTAGGCGGCGCCCTCGACCTCCTCTCGGCATATGGCGGGCTGAAGACCGCGTGGAGCCACGCCTCCCACATCTCCGCCAACCGCCTCTTGTAGGTGTAGGCCACCACAACGAACACATCCGCCCTCAGCCCCCTCCTCGCCGCGGAGGAGTGCCCCCGGAGGTGCATGTAGACGCGGTCGTAGTAGCCGTCCCGCTTGCCGACGCCTACATATGCCACACGCCCACCCGCCAGCGCCAGATAGGCGTAGTGGACAGCCCCACACCTAAACCAGGGTTTAAAACCAGCTACGGCTTTCTCCTCTCTCATCTACATTTTTCCTGACTTGACGCCGTACGTTCCTCCTGAATCAGGAAAATTGTCTGACGGAAGATCAGGAAGAATGTAGAAGGGGGAGTGGAAAGCCGACGTTATTCGGGAGGAGCCTCGGCGCGGGAGGTGGCGGTTAGGATAGTGAACATGACGCGCTTCCTAAATCTCCAAATGGGGGCGGGCCCCGACTTCCTTCCCGAGAGGTTTTTCAAACCGGTGCGGTTCGAGGACAGGGAATACGTGCTGACCCGCGAGGAGCTGGAAAACGCGCTTAGGATCTACTACGAGCTGAGGGGGTGGGACGGCGAGGGGAGGCCTCTGCCCGAGACGTTGCGGAGGCTACAACTAGACTTCTTAACGCCGCAGGGCGTTTAGCACCTTTTTCACAGCAGTGGCCGTGTCCACGGCGTCTTGCTCCGTGAGGTTTGGCATGACTAGCAGGGTGACTACCCGCTCCGCGGCCCACTCGGCGTTGGGGAGGGGCTTGTACTCCACCTTGCGTCTGTAGTAGGGGCACGTCCAGGGGCAGCCGAGGCCGTGGCCTTCCTGTCTCTGGAAGAGGGGGGTTTTGTAGAGGGGGGTTGGGTAGGCCACGAAGGCGTTCCCCACGCCCTCCGCCCTCAGCGCCTCGATGACGTAGTCCCTGGGCCTCCTCAGCTTCTCCACGGCGACGAGGATCTGGACGAGGTGCCAGGAGTGCTTCATGTAGGGCCTCGGCTTGGGTATTGTGAGCAGGTCGCCCTCCAGCGGCGCCAGCTCCTCAAGCAAGGTCTTGACGTAGGCCTCCCTCCGCCTCTGCATCTCCGGCAGTTGCTTAAGCTGGTAATACGCCAACACGCCCTGTATCTCCGTCATGCGGTAGTTGTAGCCCAGCATCTCGTAGCTGTACTTCCCCACCTCGCCGTGTGCCCTTATGAGGCGGGCCCTCTCGGCGTAGGCCGCCGTGTCCGTGGCCACGGCGCCCCCCTCGCCCGAGGTTATGTGCTTCGTGGCGTATAGGCTGAAGGTGGAGATGTGGCCGATGGAGCCGGCCCTCCTCCCCCTGTACTCCGCGCCGAGGGCCTGGGCCACGTCCTCCACGATCTTGACCCCGTGCCTCTCGGCAAGCTTCATGAACTGGTCCATCTCGGCGGGCATGCCGGCTAGGTGCACCACCACCACGGCCTTGGTCTTGTCCGTAATCCTCTCCTCTACGGAGGCCGGGTCTAGGTTCAGCGTCTCTCTGTCGATGTCTGCAAATATGGGCACGGCGTTTGCGTGGAGGACTGCCGTCGCCGACGCGGCGAAGGTGAAAGGCGTCGTCACCACCTCGTCCCCCGGCCCCACCCCCACCGCCTTCAGCGCCGTGTGGAGAGCCGCCGTGCCGTTTGAAACCGCGAGGACGTGCCTCACGCCCAGGTAGGAGGCCAGCTCCGACTCGAAGGCCTTTACCCACTTGCCGTGTTGCGCCGTCAAGATCCCGGACTTCAGCACCTCGGCAATAGCCTGGAGGACCTCGTCGCTGTACACCACCGGCCTGGCCACGATGGGAGTCTCCCTCACAGGCTTGCCGCCCTCTATGGCGAGCATAGGTTTTAAAGTAGAGACATATTAAAGCTGTGAGGTGGCTCTACCTCACATACGTGGTGTAC
It includes:
- a CDS encoding aldehyde ferredoxin oxidoreductase C-terminal domain-containing protein — translated: MESRRYSGGASAREVAVRIVNMTRFLNLQMGAGPDFLPERFFKPVRFEDREYVLTREELENALRIYYELRGWDGEGRPLPETLRRLQLDFLTPQGV
- a CDS encoding DegT/DnrJ/EryC1/StrS aminotransferase family protein, with product MLAIEGGKPVRETPIVARPVVYSDEVLQAIAEVLKSGILTAQHGKWVKAFESELASYLGVRHVLAVSNGTAALHTALKAVGVGPGDEVVTTPFTFAASATAVLHANAVPIFADIDRETLNLDPASVEERITDKTKAVVVVHLAGMPAEMDQFMKLAERHGVKIVEDVAQALGAEYRGRRAGSIGHISTFSLYATKHITSGEGGAVATDTAAYAERARLIRAHGEVGKYSYEMLGYNYRMTEIQGVLAYYQLKQLPEMQRRREAYVKTLLEELAPLEGDLLTIPKPRPYMKHSWHLVQILVAVEKLRRPRDYVIEALRAEGVGNAFVAYPTPLYKTPLFQRQEGHGLGCPWTCPYYRRKVEYKPLPNAEWAAERVVTLLVMPNLTEQDAVDTATAVKKVLNALRR